The following DNA comes from Miscanthus floridulus cultivar M001 chromosome 5, ASM1932011v1, whole genome shotgun sequence.
TATTCCATTTTTTCTTCGTCCTCGCACCAGTCCCCTCCTCCTTGGAAgcgagagaggagaggggagggacAGGGAGAGGGAGGAGCGAGGCACCGGTGAGCTCGGGAGAAGGCTGCGTGGGGCTTGCACGCCGCGGCCCTACCCTTCCCCAGCTCACTCACCACGCCACGCTCTCCTCTCACcaactctctctctttctcttatcTCCTTCCAAGATCGGGGATCCCACCCCCATTTTTTTTTGGGGTTTGTCCCCACCATTCTTGCTAGGATCATTCCTTGATCTTTCGCTCGCTCCAGTACGCCCGTTTCCCAGCTTCCGGAGATCCCATCTCGGCCACCACCTCCTGCGGTTTCCAAGCTCCAAGAAGAGGCCAGATTCTAGCTCAAATTTGCCCCGCTGAGCTCGAATCAATCCAGGAACAACCGGCTCGGCAACAAGTGTCCTTCGTTCCCCCGATCCCCGGGCTTCGATTCGATCGAATCCGACCTAATtttattgtgtgtgtgtgtgtttttttaacCTTCTCTCGCTGCGCTTTTCCTTTCTCCTCCCTGTCGCAAAGTGGGTTCCATCGCGTCACCCGCACGGCTCTTCCGATCGGCCGGAGAAAGAAAGTGCATAAAAGGCGAGCGAGCTCTTGATGCGGTCTTGGTCGTAGCAACATACAGCAACTCCACTGCTCCTGGCCTGCGCTTGCCGTTCTTTATCCATAATACGGACGGAGCAGCAGCGGGCGCTCCGGCAGCGGCAGCGCGGTGCTGATGCTTGCCctgctggccgccttcgccgtCGCCTGCCTGCTCTTCCTGTCCAGGCCATGCGCTTGTGACATGAGACTGTTCCTCGCCTCCCTGTGCCGGCAGCTCCTGCTCTCCCTGCTCGGATTCCTGGCAGGCCTCCGCCTGCTCGGCGGCGTCGCGGCCGCGTCCGCGGCCACAGAGACCATGCCGCTCATGCCGTCCTTCAAGAGGAAGCGGGCCGCGGCCACGGTGGAGAATGCGGAGGAtgctgccgccgccggcggcggctgcggcgagcCGTCGGTGCTCGACCTGCCGGAGCTGGCCATCGATTGCATTCTCGAGAGGCTGCAGCCGGCGGAGCTGCGGAGCATGGCCGCCGTCTGCCGCTCCATGCGCGAGCGCTGCCGCGGCGACCACCTCTGGGAGCGCCACATGACCAGCAAGTGGGGCCGTGTCCTGGGCCGCGCCGCCAGGGACGAATGGAGGACGCACCTGGCGTCCGTCAGCGAGTCCAgcgccgcgggctccgtctcgggcggcggcggcggcaagcgcCGGAGGTGGCTCGCCACGCTGTCCTGCGTTTGCCCGGTGGTGTCCTGGATGCGGTCCAAGGCTGACGGTGGCAAGTCGTCCGCCCCCGTGCTGGATGATTCCATCATGTGGTGGTACTTGTCCATGGAGAGCGGCAAGTTCTGGTTCCCGGCTCAGGTCTACAACCGCGAGGTACCATCTCATGTCTTGTCATTTACTAGCTAGCAGTTCAATTATTGCAAAGCTTGCTAATTAACACTCTTTGT
Coding sequences within:
- the LOC136449857 gene encoding F-box protein At2g26850-like isoform X4, encoding MLALLAAFAVACLLFLSRPCACDMRLFLASLCRQLLLSLLGFLAGLRLLGGVAAASAATETMPLMPSFKRKRAAATVENAEDAAAAGGGCGEPSVLDLPELAIDCILERLQPAELRSMAAVCRSMRERCRGDHLWERHMTSKWGRVLGRAARDEWRTHLASVSESSAAGSVSGGGGGKRRRWLATLSCVCPVVSWMRSKADGGKSSAPVLDDSIMWWYLSMESGKFWFPAQVYNREHGHVGFMMSCYDAELSYDFHTDTFRARYLPHGRRTVVLEDGVHWDRVRAPPVDTLAHDLHTSDCLHELRPGDHIEIQWRRNKEFPYDTVVLEFNQYTPGSRWRQALVNRKEHREEGNEGDGFYGGVRKLRSKDDISKWRQLWPTDILE
- the LOC136449857 gene encoding F-box protein At2g26850-like isoform X3 produces the protein MLALLAAFAVACLLFLSRPCACDMRLFLASLCRQLLLSLLGFLAGLRLLGGVAAASAATETMPLMPSFKRKRAAATVENAEDAAAAGGGCGEPSVLDLPELAIDCILERLQPAELRSMAAVCRSMRERCRGDHLWERHMTSKWGRVLGRAARDEWRTHLASVSESSAAGSVSGGGGGKRRRWLATLSCVCPVVSWMRSKADGGKSSAPVLDDSIMWWYLSMESGKFWFPAQVYNREHGHVGFMMSCYDAELSYDFHTDTFRARYLPHGRRTVVLEDGVHWDRVRAPPVDTLAHDLHTSDCLHELRPGDHIEIQWRRNKEFPYGWWYGVVGHLESCDGNEHFCRCHLSDTVVLEFNQYTPGSRWRQALVNRKEHREEGNEGDGFYGGVRKLRSKDDISKWRQLWPTDILE
- the LOC136449857 gene encoding F-box protein At2g32560-like isoform X2; the protein is MLALLAAFAVACLLFLSRPCACDMRLFLASLCRQLLLSLLGFLAGLRLLGGVAAASAATETMPLMPSFKRKRAAATVENAEDAAAAGGGCGEPSVLDLPELAIDCILERLQPAELRSMAAVCRSMRERCRGDHLWERHMTSKWGRVLGRAARDEWRTHLASVSESSAAGSVSGGGGGKRRRWLATLSCVCPVVSWMRSKADGGKSSAPVLDDSIMWWYLSMESGKFWFPAQVYNREHGHVGFMMSCYDAELSYDFHTDTFRARYLPHGRRTVVLEDGVHWDRVRAPPVDTLAHDLHTSDCLHELRPGDHIEIQWRRNKEFPYVLQGKKQRKETGEEGKKQRKRREAEEEEGSRAAEETREEAGSIRGGRVYDQRRRASRCGRAGAAGAVRMDPWWTRAARRRCRGGLAGGARGRWTRARSGKPPPLPLPPRSRAAAAAASFPLLSP